A stretch of the Aricia agestis chromosome 15, ilAriAges1.1, whole genome shotgun sequence genome encodes the following:
- the LOC121734394 gene encoding titin-like isoform X1 — MCEESEITYLDGDVVWVKLGSCWWPGEVVGPDKLPPDLLASFKKPPIAVVKFYQEDTYEYVKNHNSIFKYNCSRKNEFIKKGMYMYRNKKGNMEKFPDDVVRAEVAVDGDKDILTREEFQEEKKESYAGLFGDPKKNYDTAKKGKSSKGRVSETTPIHRLRHKSDYKVHILVQNTKSPRQSTETAPSPSTSRAGSEPLDSTPQQESKPQSEEKPVNSTPIASTPGTYACHSCNFITTRLNVLIMHNKSHSSTFSAYTPSPMSFKKKPVAKSPKASPDPTATPKSRKPKQQNVEKATKKQAKKRVAEPAPADPEVKKSKTDVEIKSSLLADWDDAEEESNDESSTAMAGSPEIPVASESPAIPTEAELPSAQVPEEEVPPKAETHDEQSTAPEKPELSNDAKYDFCEDEDWPVETDVGRKIPRVKNPSKRKEDSKSLSIDDDEMAKEVAELLSKSTLPELPAIPETFKEEENFPEPSIVKSPDKQVEKVQPPIAETKGPSETPPTKTIFKTKTFFRSRHSRSQDAIGKYVAEQLNAAERLDMSENDINGADITSLIEPRISPPVEHVKVARLAPKIQLKKMKAEAAQLLEREKYNNSHMIKEQSVLDSSIVLETVEKPSQAAEEPAKTMNEENILCENKNTVNKNVQLDTTEIIEDNRKACEIEFESVDNKVKDITEKEIVKADNIEDKSEKVLEQITDVPENITSNDKDNTTLVTITEPMEVIKPFMSESTASAVDALLSVSRETDRVTKVISDDPPEDLFEDDNKDSKPFCVSNGINENHHENDVPESMDICPEVHLKENIANDNIINVEDNSKVKNLSTGDEEITKDTSVPTLEDSSFNKDKTDTVLENNDTIAAEKDTELENIDTVVAEIDNGTIENNLSTEIDKDNGTVEDNLSTETDKDNGTIEDNLSTETDKDNGTIENNLSTENVPSESDLQVAQALINLPSTNSVRSKLVMDSKIISPKNKPESYTLLNTILDEGFKSAKDRQTILTNTVSAVVLPDGEISPNTETLSSRFETEQEKSENLNAAQSLVQMSESIDHKMNVKEINILKDEIMKPISTSLAQVKTSQKVDHVTSTTTEITSQPAVSKSILSNTNSPKLLKMLEEPALQKIAPAKNPVTKHVIVSGNDKILNFDIGKSLKNKTTKQKIIIRRAAPSKTLLNNVTESPSSHKIILTPSNKSQEGNSVTYSIKPAPVSPDSNAIVYQQKIRKISKPVSKLQKIKPQVLPKIEPKILSSPMKDTKVDADKMNTDAMFDINSMPVVLSDDILTPESIEKMPIVMSDGNIISTTSNPTKVIKKQVTSVRENVYLSPTPKTETKTLLVNSVTETKVTSTPNILSKSSKIRGTKPLLVIDKTGKQKLVMPKSEPQVKEVKSTTLLQPAPQSPKTEKFIILPTTSAQRPVVRTQKIVIDPQTRKAHVLVGKGPEAAPNVVDNKPVSAKLISSAAETNSSGNTVMIITNAQGAQSRIVLTSEHEKILFPNKQQPNVTQLKKIVHRISPNNGAAPKQPIAVAPSPKTAPRIVQKQKGTVITSKGQLIAGGRAPAPTPNIAPAPAPLPEIRPAAPKRIIAAEPKKLVQTIQKNSSEPLIFLQQKNGSVMQLTVAQFEHLQRTGQIVQKAPPPPPQEKIVVQKSITIKPPDKPASPVPKPRARRQVAETAPAAKRPKHEQQPIAPGRPVITQMPSLAPLTGTIAPAAALGSSSAVGGAGDNFGELDNFEELLPSTTIARQPELVPAPPVPAPAPAPVPAPAPAPAPAVHVDGQLLAIPGENFGGPPGSFYLCVEDNGTLTRIDNRPLVLEDNQLVPIADAVAAPQPERRDILEAALANSDVFHAEPRDEAPDFRDLNANVSVHCRVSETSTTLNQPIMTPVEVPSKIGGSPAATASLEAGLAVIGVTPQTVPTSLELPITVTDPRIAPRTTDPLGNGGYGALLASPTTGMTFVTTDEVQVSAAPISMPLLTDDDELGKSMPILTDAPLPAADLAHTS; from the exons ATGTGTGAAGAAAGCGAAATCACTTATTTGGACGGTGATGTGGTGTGGGTCAAACTCGGGTCTTGCTGGTGGCCCGGGGAGGTCGTGGGTCCGGATAAGTTGCCACCCGACCTCCTGGCATCATTCAAAAAGCCACCTATTGCTGTCGTGAAGTTTTACCAGGAGGACACATA TGAATATGTCAAGAACCATAACTCCATATTTAAGTACAACTGTAGCCGCAAAAATGAATTTATCAAAAAAGGAATGt atATGTATAGAAACAAAAAGGGCAACATGGAGAAGTTTCCTGATGATGTGGTCAGAGCCGAGGTTGCAGTTGACGGAGACAAAGATATATTAACTCGTGAAGAATTTCAAGAAGAGAAGAAAGAAAGCTATGCAGGGCTATTCGGAGATCCTAAGAAAAATTATGACACTGCCAAAAAAG GAAAAAGCAGTAAAGGACGAGTGTCTGAAACTACACCAATACACAGG CTACGACATAAAAGCGACTACAAAGTACACATTCTGGTGCAAAATACAAAGTCTCCGCGACAATCAACAGAAACAGCTCCATCACCGTCTACAAGTCGCGCCGGCTCTGAACCGTTGGACTCCACACCACAACAAGAGTCCAAACCACAGAGCGAAGAAAAACCTGTTAACAGCACACCCATTGCGTCCACCCCGGGGACGTATGCATGCCACTCCTGCAATTTTATAACAACTAGATTAAATGTCCTGATCATGCATAATAAATCACACAGCTCCACATTCTCAGCATATACTCCATCACCGATGTCTTTTAAAAAGAAGCCTGTAGCCAAATCTCCTAAAGCATCACCGGATCCTACGGCCACGCCTAAATCGCGAAAACCAAAGCAACAAAATGTTGAAAAAGCCACTAAGAAGCAAGCTAAGAAGCGTGTCGCAGAGCCGGCACCAGCCGACCCCGAAGTTAAGAAATCTAAAACAGATGTTGAGATAAAAAGCAGCCTGTTGGCTGATTGGGATGATGCAGAAGAAGAATCTAATGATGAGTCCTCGACAGCTATGGCCGGCTCCCCAGAAATACCAGTTGCTTCAGAATCTCCTGCAATTCCTACTGAAGCTGAACTGCCTAGCGCGCAAGTCCCCGAGGAAGAAGTACCTCCAAAAGCTGAAACCCACGATGAGCAGTCCACTGCACCCGAAAAGCCGGAACTTTCAAACGATGCCAAGTATGATTTTTGTGAAGACGAAGATTGGCCTGTTGAAACAGATGTCGGGCGAAAGATTCCTCGCGTCAAAAATCCTTCAAAACGGAAAGAAGACTCAAAAAGTCTCagtattgatgatgatgaaatggcTAAAGAAGTTGCTGAGCTTTTGAGTAAATCGACCCTACCAGAGCTTCCGGCAATACCGGAAACATTTAAAGAGGAGGAAAATTTTCCCGAGCCTTCGATAGTAAAGTCACCAGATAAACAAGTTGAAAAAGTTCAGCCTCCGATAGCTGAAACAAAAGGTCCAAGTGAAACGCCACCTACAAAAACTATATTCAAAACGAAGACGTTTTTTCGGAGTAGACATTCTCGAAGCCAAGATGCAATAGGAAAGTATGTTGCGGAACAGCTGAATGCAGCAGAAAGATTAGACATGTCAGAAAATGACATTAACGGTGCTGATATCACGTCACTAATTGAACCAAGGATTTCGCCGCCAGTAGAACATGTTAAAGTTGCCCGATTAGCTCCAAAAATACAACTTAAGAAAATGAAAGCTGAGGCTGCGCAATTGCTTGAAagggaaaaatataataatagccaCATGATTAAAGAGCAATCAGTCTTAGATAGTTCAATTGTTTTAGAAACTGTAGAAAAACCAAGTCAAGCGGCAGAAGAACCTGCGAAAACAATGAACGAAGAGAATATTTtatgtgaaaataaaaatacagtaaacaaaaatgtacaattggatacaactgaaataatagaAGACAACAGAAAAGCATGTGAAATTGAGTTTGAGAGTGTTGACAATAAAGTTAAAGATATAACTGAAAAAGAAATTGTAAAAGCAGATAATATTGAAGATAAAAGTGAAAAAGTACTTGAACAGATTACAGATGTACCAGAAAACATTACTAGTAATGATAAAGATAACACTACTTTGGTTACAATAACAGAACCTATGGAAGTAATTAAACCGTTTATGAGTGAGTCTACTGCCTCAGCAGTAGATGCTTTATTGAGTGTATCAAGAGAGACTGATAGAGTAACTAAAGTAATAAGCGATGACCCGCCGGAAGATTTATTTGAAGATGACAATAAAGACAGCAAGCCTTTTTGTGTTTCTAATGGAATAAATGAAAATCATCATGAAAATGATGTACCTGAAAGTATGGATATATGTCCAGAGGTGCATTTAAAGGAAAATATTGcgaatgataatataattaacgtGGAAGACAATAGCAAGGTCAAAAACCTGTCAACAGGAGATGAAGAAATAACAAAAGACACGTCAGTTCCAACATTAGAAGATTCATCCTTTAACAAGGACAAAACAGATACTGTATTAGAAAATAATGATACTATAGCAGCTGAAAAAGATACTGAATTAGAAAATATTGATACAGTAGTAGCAGAAATAGACAACGGTACGATTGAGAATAATTTATCGACTGAAATAGATAAAGACAATGGTACGGTTGAGGATAATTTATCGACTGAAACAGATAAAGACAACGGTACGATTGAGGATAATTTATCGACTGAAACAGATAAAGACAACGGTACGATTGAGAATAATTTATCGACCGAAAATGTGCCATCAGAGTCTGATTTACAAGTCGCACAAGCTTTGATTAATTTACCTTCCACTAATTCTGTTCGCAGTAAACTGGTGATGGACtctaaaattatttcaccaAAAAACAAACCCGAATCGTACACACTTCTTAACACCATTTTAGACGAGGGATTTAAAAGCGCTAAGGATCGTCAAACAATTTTAACGAACACAGTCAGTGCAGTGGTGCTTCCAGACGGTGAAATTTCGCCCAATACTGAAACACTATCTAGTCGTTTTGAAACTGAACAAGAGAAGTCTGAAAATTTAAATGCCGCGCAGTCGTTAGTGCAAATGTCAGAATCTATCGATCATAAAATGAACGTCAAAGAGATCAACATTTTAAAAGATGAAATAATGAAACCAATTTCCACATCACTCGCACAAGTAAAAACGAGTCAAAAAGTAGACCATGTGACGTCAACTACGACTGAAATAACCAGCCAACCTGCTGTAAGTAAAAGCATATTAAGTAACACAAATTCTCCTAAACTACTTAAAATGTTAGAGGAACCGGCTCTCCAAAAAATTGCGCCTGCAAAGAATCCCGTCACTAAGCATGTCATAGTTTCGGGAAATGATAAGATTCTTAATTTTGATATTGGAAAatcgttaaaaaataaaacgaccAAACAGAAGATCATAATTCGTCGTGCTGCGCCGTCGAAGACGCTACTCAATAATGTGACAGAAAGTCCTTCGTCACATAAAATAATACTAACACCCAGTAACAAATCACAGGAAGGTAATTCTGTGACATATTCTATTAAACCCGCACCAGTCTCACCCGACTCTAACGCTATTGTATATCAACAAAAAATTCGCAAGATCTCAAAACCGGtatcaaaattacaaaaaattaagCCCCAGGTGCTACCAAAAATTGAACCTAAAATTTTATCATCTCCAATGAAAGATACGAAAGTCGATGCAGACAAAATGAATACAGATGCGATGTTCGATATCAATTCGATGCCAGTCGTGTTATCGGACGATATATTAACGCCCGAATCGATAGAAAAGATGCCAATTGTCATGTCAGATGGAAATATCATATCGACTACGAGCAACCCTACCAAAGTCATCAAAAAGCAAGTAACCAGCGTCCGTGAAAATGTTTACCTCAGTCCCACTCCCAAGACCGAGACGAAAACGCTTCTAGTGAATTCCGTTACCGAAACAAAAGTGACGTCGACACCTAACATACTCTCAAAGTCCTCAAAAATTCGAGGGACGAAGCCCCTGCTGGTGATAGACAAAACGGGAAAACAGAAGCTCGTAATGCCCAAATCTGAGCCCCAAGTGAAAGAAGTAAAGTCGACCACTCTCCTACAACCCGCACCGCAGTCGCCGAAGACAgagaaatttataatattaccgaCGACTAGCGCCCAGCGCCCCGTCGTCCGAACGCAAAAAATCGTTATCGACCCGCAGACTCGAAAAGCTCACGTTTTGGTGGGCAAGGGGCCGGAAGCCGCTCCGAACGTCGTCGACAACAAACCCGTCTCGGCGAAGTTGATATCCTCCGCAGCGGAGACCAACTCCTCCGGCAACACCGTCATGATCATCACCAACGCCCAGGGCGCCCAGTCGAGGATCGTCCTCACGTCGGAGCACGAGAAGATCCTGTTCCCCAACAAGCAGCAGCCGAACGTCACGCAGCTGAAGAAAATAGTTCACCGAATATCCCCCAACAACGGCGCGGCGCCGAAGCAGCCCATTGCCGTCGCGCCGTCCCCGAAAACCGCGCCGAGAATCGTGCAGAAACAGAAGGGCACCGTCATCACTTCGAAGGGCCAACTGATCGCGGGCGGCCGAGCTCCCGCTCCGACGCCGAACATAGCGCCCGCACCCGCGCCGCTACCGGAGATACGTCCGGCGGCGCCGAAGCGAATCATCGCCGCCGAGCCCAAGAAACTCGTTCAGACTATTCAGAAAAATTCATCGGAGCCGCTGATATTCCTGCAGCAGAAGAACGGCTCGGTGATGCAGCTGACGGTGGCGCAGTTCGAGCACCTCCAGAGGACGGGCCAAATCGTGCAGAAGGCCCCGCCTCCACCTCCGCAGGAGAAGATCGTAGTTCAAAAGTCCATAACCATCAAGCCGCCCGACAAGCCGGCGTCGCCGGTTCCGAAGCCGCGGGCCAGGCGGCAGGTCGCCGAGACCGCCCCGGCCGCCAAGAGACCCAAACACGAGCAGCAGCCCATCGCGCCGGGGCGACCCGTCATCACGCAGATGCCCTCCCTGGCGCCGCTCACCGGCACGATAGCCCCGGCCGCCGCGCTCGGGTCGAGCTCGGCGGTCGGCGGGGCGGGCGACAACTTCGGCGAGCTGGACAACTTTGAGGAACTGCTTCCGTCGACCACGATAGCGCGCCAGCCGGAGCTCGTGCCCGCCCCGCCGGTACCGGctcccgcccccgcccccgtccccgcccccgcccccgcgcccgcgcccgccgtgCACGTCGACGGCCAGCTACTGGCGATCCCCGGGGAGAACTTCGGCGGCCCGCCCGGCTCCTTCTACCTGTGCGTCGAGGACAACGGCACCCTCACCCGAATCGACAACCGGCCGCTCGTCCTCGAGGACAACCAGCTGGTGCCGATAGCGGACGCGGTGGCCGCGCCGCAGCCCGAGCGCCGGGACATCCTCGAGGCGGCGCTGGCCAACAGCGACGTGTTCCACGCGGAGCCGCGCGACGAGGCGCCCGACTTCCGCGACCTCAACGCCAACGTGTCGGTGCACTGCCGCGTGTCGGAGACGAGCACGACGCTCAACCAGCCTATAATGACGCCGGTGGAGGTGCCGTCCAAGATCGGGGGCTCGCCGGCGGCGACGGCCAGCCTGGAGGCGGGGCTCGCCGTCATCGGCGTGACGCCGCAGACCGTGCCCACCTCGCTCGAGCTGCCGATCACGGTGACGGACCCGCGGATAGCGCCGCGGACGACGGACCCGCTCGGCAACGGCGGGTACGGCGCGCTACTGGCGTCGCCCACCACGGGCATGACGTTCGTAACGACGGACGAGGTGCAGGTGTCGGCGGCGCCCATCTCCATGCCGCTGCTGACAGACGACGACGAGCTCGGCAAGTCCATGCCCATCCTGACCGACGCGCCGCTGCCCGCAGCCGATCTGGCGCACACCAGTTAA